One window of Gilliamella sp. B3022 genomic DNA carries:
- the fbaA gene encoding class II fructose-bisphosphate aldolase, translating into MVTKISDVVKPGVVTGDDVQKVFQIARENNFALPAVNCVDTNTINAVIETAAKVGSPVIVQFSNGGAQFIAGKGLKLEGQECAVLGAVSGAKHVHLIAEKYGVPVIVHTDHCAKKLLPWVDGLLDAGETHFAKTGKPLFSSHMIDLSEETLKDNIDICCQYLARMSAMKMTLELELGCTGGEEDGVDNSHMDSSALYTQPEDVAYAYERLSAISPRFTIAASFGNVHGVYKPGNVKLTPKILDNSQKYVSEKFNLPEKSLNFVFHGGSGSTPEEIAEAVNYGVIKMNIDTDTQWANWAGILDYYKANEAYLQGQLGNPEGPDAPNKKYYDPRVWLRKGQDSLVARLELAFKELNAINVL; encoded by the coding sequence ATGGTTACAAAAATTTCTGATGTCGTTAAACCTGGCGTAGTAACTGGTGATGATGTTCAAAAAGTGTTCCAAATTGCACGTGAAAATAATTTTGCGCTACCAGCGGTGAACTGTGTTGATACAAATACAATCAATGCAGTTATTGAAACCGCAGCTAAAGTGGGGTCTCCTGTTATTGTTCAGTTTTCCAATGGTGGTGCACAATTTATCGCAGGTAAAGGTTTAAAACTTGAAGGTCAAGAGTGTGCAGTGTTAGGTGCTGTATCTGGTGCTAAACATGTTCATCTAATAGCAGAAAAATATGGCGTACCTGTTATTGTACATACTGACCATTGTGCGAAAAAATTACTGCCTTGGGTTGACGGATTACTTGATGCTGGCGAAACTCATTTTGCTAAAACAGGTAAACCATTGTTTTCTTCTCATATGATCGATCTTTCAGAAGAAACATTAAAAGATAACATTGATATTTGTTGTCAATACCTTGCTCGTATGTCGGCAATGAAAATGACATTAGAATTAGAATTAGGTTGTACTGGTGGTGAAGAAGATGGTGTTGATAATAGCCATATGGATAGTTCAGCACTTTATACTCAACCAGAAGATGTTGCTTATGCTTATGAACGTTTGAGTGCAATTAGTCCTCGTTTCACTATTGCTGCTTCATTTGGTAACGTACATGGTGTTTATAAACCAGGTAACGTTAAATTAACGCCAAAAATTCTCGATAATTCACAAAAATATGTATCAGAAAAGTTTAATCTACCTGAAAAATCATTGAACTTTGTGTTCCATGGTGGTTCTGGTTCTACTCCAGAAGAAATTGCAGAAGCGGTAAACTATGGTGTTATCAAAATGAATATTGATACTGATACACAATGGGCTAACTGGGCTGGTATTTTAGATTACTACAAAGCAAATGAAGCTTACTTACAAGGACAATTAGGTAATCCTGAAGGTCCTGATGCTCCAAATAAAAAATATTACGATCCTCGTGTATGGTTACGTAAAGGTCAAGATTCTTTAGTTGCACGTTTAGAGCTTGCATTTAAAGAACTTAATGCAATTAACGTACTATAA
- the rplK gene encoding 50S ribosomal protein L11: MAKKVQAYIKLQVAAGAANPSPPVGPALGQHGVNIMEFCKAFNAKTESMEKGLPIPVVITVYSDRSFTFVTKTPPAAVLLKKAAKIKSGSGEPNKKKVGKVTSAQIREIAELKAADMNGATIETMMRSIEGTARSMGLEVEG, translated from the coding sequence ATGGCAAAAAAAGTACAAGCTTACATCAAGTTGCAAGTTGCAGCTGGTGCAGCGAATCCTAGTCCGCCAGTTGGTCCTGCACTTGGTCAACATGGTGTTAATATTATGGAATTCTGTAAAGCATTTAATGCAAAAACTGAAAGCATGGAAAAAGGTTTACCTATTCCTGTTGTTATTACAGTATATTCTGACCGTTCATTTACATTTGTAACTAAAACTCCTCCTGCTGCGGTTTTATTAAAAAAAGCTGCTAAAATTAAGTCTGGTTCTGGTGAACCAAACAAGAAAAAAGTAGGTAAAGTAACGAGTGCTCAGATTCGCGAAATTGCTGAATTAAAAGCTGCAGATATGAATGGTGCTACCATTGAAACAATGATGCGTTCTATTGAAGGAACTGCTCGTTCAATGGGCTTGGAAGTGGAGGGTTAA
- the rplA gene encoding 50S ribosomal protein L1 has product MAKLSKKAKLIREKVNATKQYEINEAIALLKELATAKFTESVDVAVNLGIDSRKSDQNVRGAIVLPHGTGRSVRVAVFTQGANAEAAKEAGAELVGMDDLADQIKKGEMDFDVVIASPDAMRVVGQLGQILGPRGLMPNPKVGTVTPNVAEAVKNAKAGQIRYRNDKNGIIHTTIGKADFDAAKLKENLEALLVALKRAKPASSKGVFVKKVSLSTTMGAGVAIDQATLNATV; this is encoded by the coding sequence ATGGCTAAATTATCTAAGAAAGCTAAACTTATCCGCGAAAAAGTGAATGCGACTAAACAATATGAGATTAATGAAGCTATTGCTTTATTGAAAGAACTTGCAACAGCTAAATTTACAGAAAGTGTTGATGTTGCTGTTAATTTAGGTATTGATTCACGTAAATCAGATCAAAATGTACGTGGTGCAATTGTACTTCCACACGGTACTGGTCGTAGTGTCCGCGTTGCTGTATTTACTCAAGGTGCAAATGCAGAAGCAGCTAAAGAAGCTGGCGCAGAACTAGTTGGAATGGATGATCTAGCTGATCAAATCAAGAAGGGCGAAATGGATTTTGATGTAGTTATTGCATCACCAGACGCTATGCGTGTTGTTGGTCAATTAGGTCAAATTTTAGGACCACGTGGTTTAATGCCAAATCCTAAAGTTGGTACTGTAACGCCTAATGTTGCAGAAGCTGTTAAAAATGCTAAAGCTGGTCAGATTCGTTACCGTAATGATAAAAATGGTATTATCCATACAACTATCGGTAAAGCTGACTTTGATGCAGCGAAGCTTAAAGAAAATTTAGAAGCATTACTTGTTGCTTTAAAACGAGCAAAACCAGCCTCTTCTAAAGGTGTATTTGTGAAGAAAGTTAGCCTTTCTACTACAATGGGTGCTGGAGTTGCTATTGATCAAGCAACTTTAAATGCAACGGTTTAA
- the rplJ gene encoding 50S ribosomal protein L10, which yields MALNLQNKQEIVAEVNEIAKGALSAVVADSRGVTVEKMTALRKSAREAGVYMRVVRNTLLRRVVEGTQYECLKDTFVGPTLIAFSNEHPGAAARIFKAFAKENDKFEIKAAAFEGELITAANIDRLATLPTYEEALARLMSTMKEAAAGKLVRTLAAVRDQKEAA from the coding sequence ATGGCACTAAATCTTCAAAATAAACAAGAAATTGTTGCTGAAGTTAACGAAATCGCCAAAGGTGCGCTTTCTGCAGTTGTTGCTGATTCTCGTGGCGTAACTGTAGAAAAAATGACTGCATTACGTAAGTCTGCTCGTGAAGCTGGTGTTTATATGCGTGTTGTTCGTAATACGCTTTTACGCCGAGTTGTTGAGGGAACTCAATACGAGTGTTTAAAAGATACGTTTGTTGGTCCAACTCTAATTGCATTTTCAAATGAGCACCCAGGTGCTGCAGCGCGTATTTTTAAAGCGTTTGCTAAAGAAAATGATAAATTTGAGATTAAAGCCGCAGCCTTTGAAGGTGAGTTGATTACTGCAGCGAATATTGATCGCTTAGCAACATTACCTACTTATGAAGAAGCATTAGCACGCTTGATGTCAACCATGAAAGAAGCCGCAGCTGGCAAATTGGTTCGTACTCTTGCAGCAGTTCGCGATCAAAAAGAAGCTGCTTAA
- the rplL gene encoding 50S ribosomal protein L7/L12: protein MSITKEQILDAVAEMSVMDVVELVSMMEEKFGVSAAAAVAVAAAGPAEAAEEKTEFDVILKEVGANKVAVIKAVRGATGLGLKEAKDLVESAPATVKEGVSKADADELKKALEESGAVVELK from the coding sequence ATGTCTATCACTAAAGAACAAATTTTAGATGCAGTTGCCGAAATGTCTGTAATGGACGTTGTTGAACTTGTATCAATGATGGAAGAAAAATTTGGCGTTTCTGCAGCAGCAGCTGTGGCAGTTGCAGCAGCTGGTCCAGCTGAAGCAGCAGAAGAGAAAACTGAATTTGATGTAATCTTAAAAGAAGTTGGTGCTAACAAAGTAGCTGTTATCAAAGCAGTTCGTGGTGCAACAGGTTTAGGCTTGAAAGAAGCTAAAGATCTTGTTGAATCAGCTCCAGCAACTGTTAAAGAAGGCGTTAGCAAAGCTGATGCAGATGAACTTAAAAAGGCACTTGAAGAATCTGGTGCGGTTGTCGAACTTAAATAA
- the rpoB gene encoding DNA-directed RNA polymerase subunit beta, which translates to MVYSYTEKKRIRKNFGKRPQVLDIPYLLSIQLDSFQKFIEQDPEGQYGLEAAFRSIFPIKSYSGNAELQYVSFKMGEPVFDVKECQIRGITYSAPLRVKLRLVIYDKDAPEGTVKDIKEQDVYMGEIPLMTDNGTFVINGTERVIVSQLHRSPGVFFDSDKGKTHSSGKVLYNARIIPYRGSWLDFEFDPKDNLFARIDRRRKLPATIILRALGYETEEILDIFFEKTIFEVGKSKLKMDLVPERLRGETALFDIESKGKVYAEKGRRITARHIRELDKDNVTKIDVPVEYIVNKVLAKNYVNEATGEVIAFANTPISLELLLELTNAGHRKIETLFTNDLDHGPFISETLNVDSTRDRLGALVEIYRMMRPGEPPTKEAAEALFDNLFFSDERYDLSAVGRMKFNRSLGREDIEGESVLTKDDIVDVMKKLIGIRNGHGEVDDIDHLGNRRIRSVGEMAENQFRIGLVRVERAVKERLSLGDLDSLMPQDMINAKPISAAIREFFGSSQLSQFMDQNNPLSEITHKRRISALGPGGLTRERAGFEVRDVHPTHYGRVCPIETPEGPNIGLINSLAVYSRTNEYGFLETPYRRVIDGIVTDEINYLSAIDESEFVIAQANSNLDEDGRFKEDLVTCRLNGESGLYSPEQVHYMDVSTQQIVSVGASLIPFLEHDDANRALMGANMQRQAVPTLKAEKPFVGTGMERAVAVDSGVTAVARRGGTVQYVDASRIVINVNDDEMYAGETGIDIYNLTKYTRSNQNTCINQIPCVELGEKVERGDVLADGPSTDLGELALGQNMRVAFMPWNGYNFEDSILVSEKVVQDDRFTSIHIQELSCVSRDTKLGAEEITADIPNVGEAALSKLDESGIVYIGAEVKGGDILVGKVTPKGETQLTPEEKLLRAIFGEKASDVKDTSLRVPNGVSGTVIDVQVFTRDGVQKDKRALEIEDMQLKQARKDLTEELNILEAALFARIRDVLIAGGIKADKLDVLPREKWLTIGIANEEKQAQLEQLAEQHEEIKAEFNKKLEAKRMKITQGDDLQPGVLKIVKVYLAVKRQIQPGDKMAGRHGNKGVISKINPIEDMPYDDKGRPVDIVLNPLGVPSRMNIGQILETHLGMAAKGIGQKIDAMLKEQQELAKLREFIQKAYDLGLGAAQKVNVAEFTDQEVMTLAQNLRNGMPLATPVFDGAKEQEIKALLELGDLPTSGQITLYDGRTGEQFERPVTVGYMYMLKLNHLVDDKMHARSTGSYSLVTQQPLGGKAQFGGQRFGEMEVWALEAYGAAYTLQEMLTVKSDDVNGRTKMYKNIVDGDHRMEPAIPESFNVLLKEIRSLGINIELDEE; encoded by the coding sequence ATGGTTTACTCTTATACCGAGAAAAAACGAATTCGTAAGAATTTTGGTAAGCGTCCACAAGTCTTGGATATACCGTATCTTCTTTCTATTCAACTTGATTCGTTCCAGAAATTTATTGAGCAAGATCCAGAAGGTCAATATGGCTTAGAAGCCGCATTCCGTTCAATATTTCCGATAAAAAGTTATAGTGGTAACGCTGAGTTACAATACGTGAGCTTTAAAATGGGCGAACCTGTGTTTGATGTTAAAGAATGTCAAATTAGGGGAATCACTTACTCAGCACCGTTGCGCGTAAAATTACGTTTAGTTATTTATGATAAAGATGCGCCAGAAGGAACAGTAAAAGATATTAAAGAGCAAGACGTCTACATGGGCGAAATTCCTTTAATGACGGATAATGGTACGTTTGTGATCAACGGTACAGAACGTGTAATCGTATCACAATTACATCGTAGTCCTGGTGTGTTCTTTGATAGTGATAAAGGTAAAACACACTCTTCTGGTAAAGTTTTATATAATGCTCGGATTATTCCTTATCGTGGCTCTTGGCTTGATTTTGAATTTGATCCAAAAGATAATCTTTTTGCCCGTATTGACCGTCGTCGTAAACTTCCAGCAACAATTATTTTACGTGCCTTAGGTTATGAAACAGAAGAGATTCTAGATATTTTCTTCGAAAAAACTATTTTTGAAGTGGGCAAATCCAAACTGAAAATGGATCTTGTTCCTGAACGTTTACGTGGTGAAACAGCTCTTTTTGATATCGAATCAAAAGGTAAAGTTTATGCTGAAAAAGGTCGTCGTATTACGGCTCGTCATATACGTGAATTGGACAAAGATAACGTTACTAAAATTGACGTACCTGTTGAATATATAGTTAATAAAGTTCTAGCTAAAAATTATGTCAATGAAGCGACAGGTGAAGTTATTGCTTTTGCTAATACACCAATTTCATTAGAGTTATTGCTTGAATTAACTAATGCTGGTCATAGAAAGATCGAAACATTATTTACAAATGATCTTGATCATGGACCATTTATTTCTGAAACTTTAAATGTTGATTCAACTCGTGATCGATTAGGTGCATTAGTTGAAATTTATCGTATGATGCGCCCTGGTGAACCACCAACAAAAGAAGCGGCTGAAGCATTATTTGATAATTTATTCTTCTCTGATGAGCGTTATGATTTGTCAGCTGTGGGTAGAATGAAATTTAATCGTTCTTTAGGTCGTGAAGATATCGAAGGCGAAAGCGTCTTGACAAAAGATGATATCGTTGACGTAATGAAGAAATTAATCGGCATTCGTAACGGTCATGGTGAAGTTGATGATATTGATCATTTAGGTAATCGTCGTATTCGTAGCGTTGGTGAAATGGCAGAAAACCAATTCCGTATTGGTTTAGTACGTGTAGAGCGTGCTGTTAAAGAACGTTTATCTTTAGGCGATCTAGATTCACTTATGCCACAAGATATGATCAATGCTAAACCGATCTCAGCTGCAATCCGTGAGTTCTTTGGTTCTAGTCAATTATCTCAGTTTATGGATCAAAACAATCCATTATCTGAAATTACTCACAAACGTCGTATTTCAGCATTAGGTCCAGGTGGTTTAACTCGTGAACGTGCAGGATTTGAAGTTCGTGACGTACATCCTACCCATTACGGTCGTGTGTGCCCGATTGAAACACCTGAAGGTCCGAACATTGGTTTGATTAACTCATTAGCAGTTTATTCTCGCACTAATGAGTATGGCTTTTTAGAAACTCCATATCGCCGTGTGATTGATGGTATTGTAACTGATGAAATTAATTATTTATCAGCGATTGATGAGAGCGAATTTGTTATTGCTCAGGCTAACTCGAATCTTGATGAAGACGGACGTTTCAAAGAAGATTTAGTGACTTGCCGTTTAAATGGTGAGTCTGGTTTATATAGTCCTGAACAAGTTCATTATATGGACGTATCAACTCAGCAAATCGTATCGGTTGGTGCTTCATTAATTCCATTCTTAGAGCATGATGATGCGAACCGTGCCTTAATGGGTGCGAACATGCAACGTCAAGCGGTACCGACATTAAAAGCGGAAAAACCATTTGTTGGTACTGGTATGGAAAGGGCTGTAGCGGTTGACTCTGGTGTAACGGCAGTAGCTCGTCGTGGAGGTACCGTTCAGTATGTTGATGCATCACGCATTGTAATTAATGTTAACGATGATGAAATGTACGCTGGCGAAACCGGTATTGATATTTATAACTTAACTAAATATACCCGTTCTAACCAAAATACTTGTATCAATCAAATTCCATGTGTGGAATTAGGAGAAAAAGTTGAGCGAGGTGATGTTCTTGCTGATGGTCCATCAACTGATCTAGGTGAATTAGCATTAGGTCAAAACATGCGCGTGGCATTCATGCCATGGAATGGTTATAACTTTGAGGATTCCATTTTAGTCTCTGAAAAAGTGGTACAAGATGACCGTTTTACTTCGATTCATATTCAAGAACTTTCTTGCGTATCTCGTGATACTAAACTTGGTGCAGAAGAAATTACTGCTGATATTCCAAATGTAGGTGAAGCAGCCCTTTCTAAACTGGATGAATCAGGTATTGTTTATATCGGTGCTGAAGTTAAAGGCGGTGATATTCTGGTTGGTAAGGTGACACCAAAAGGTGAAACTCAATTAACTCCGGAAGAAAAACTACTACGTGCGATTTTTGGTGAAAAAGCGTCTGATGTTAAAGATACTTCTTTACGTGTACCAAATGGTGTTTCTGGTACAGTAATTGATGTTCAAGTCTTTACGCGTGATGGGGTGCAAAAAGATAAACGTGCACTTGAAATTGAAGATATGCAATTAAAACAAGCACGTAAAGATTTAACTGAAGAACTTAACATTTTAGAAGCTGCTTTGTTTGCTCGTATCCGTGATGTATTAATTGCTGGTGGTATTAAAGCTGATAAATTAGATGTGTTACCACGTGAAAAGTGGTTAACAATTGGTATTGCAAATGAAGAGAAACAAGCTCAATTAGAGCAGCTTGCAGAACAGCACGAAGAAATCAAAGCAGAATTTAACAAAAAACTTGAAGCTAAACGCATGAAGATCACTCAAGGTGATGATTTACAACCTGGGGTGTTAAAAATTGTTAAAGTTTACTTAGCTGTTAAACGTCAAATCCAGCCTGGTGATAAGATGGCAGGTCGTCATGGTAACAAAGGGGTTATTTCTAAAATTAATCCAATTGAGGATATGCCATATGATGACAAAGGTCGTCCTGTTGATATCGTACTAAATCCATTGGGTGTTCCGTCTCGTATGAATATCGGACAGATCCTTGAAACTCACTTAGGTATGGCGGCTAAAGGTATTGGTCAGAAGATCGATGCAATGCTAAAAGAACAGCAAGAATTAGCTAAATTACGCGAATTTATCCAAAAAGCGTATGATCTTGGCTTAGGTGCTGCACAAAAAGTTAATGTTGCAGAATTTACTGATCAAGAAGTCATGACACTGGCACAAAACTTACGTAATGGCATGCCACTTGCTACACCAGTATTTGATGGTGCTAAAGAGCAAGAAATTAAGGCGTTACTTGAACTTGGTGACTTACCAACGTCAGGGCAAATTACGCTGTATGATGGCCGTACAGGTGAGCAATTTGAACGTCCTGTAACCGTTGGTTACATGTATATGCTCAAATTAAATCACTTAGTTGATGACAAAATGCATGCTCGTTCTACTGGTTCATACAGTCTGGTTACTCAACAACCATTGGGTGGTAAAGCTCAATTCGGCGGTCAACGTTTCGGTGAGATGGAAGTATGGGCACTTGAGGCATATGGTGCTGCTTATACTTTACAAGAAATGTTAACAGTCAAGTCAGATGACGTGAACGGCCGTACTAAAATGTACAAAAATATTGTAGATGGTGATCATCGTATGGAACCTGCGATACCAGAATCATTCAATGTATTGTTAAAAGAGATTCGTTCGTTAGGTATTAATATCGAGTTAGACGAAGAGTAA